A genome region from Coffea arabica cultivar ET-39 chromosome 7e, Coffea Arabica ET-39 HiFi, whole genome shotgun sequence includes the following:
- the LOC113698001 gene encoding uncharacterized protein isoform X2 has translation MAFQYRSSPSYLQLQAGVTGKWDCCRFVNRGLRNAASSSTTASKKKRAGLFFRNRCSATAMSASVRSNSSRSADLSSTWGKKLVWIWTENKQVMTTAVERGWNTFIFPSTCRDLATEWSWEEVLDSESKRIAAFSDITSPQQLEKLQSWDDLAQIVVVNLLDWQVIPAENIVAAFQGSQRTVLAISKTPSEAQVFLEALEHGLDGVVLKVDDAKAILELKDYFNRRNEADTRLNLTKGTVMNVQMVGMGDRVCVDLCSLMRPGEGLLVGSFARGLFLVHSECLESNYISSRPFRVNAGPVHAYVAIPGSKTSYLSELKTGKEVIVVDQSGVQRTAIVGRVKIESRPLVLVEAKGDSENKTCSILLQNAETVALVSPVGGEGCGETAIPVTSLKVGDEILLSVQGDARHTGIEIEEFVVEK, from the exons ATGGCTTTTCAGTACCGGTCTTCACCTTCCTACCTGCAACTTCAAGCTGGCGTTACTG GCAAATGGGATTGTTGCAGATTCGTCAATCGTGGATTAAGGAATGCTGCTAGTTCCAGCACTACTGCTTCTAAGAAGAAAAGGGCAGGACTTTTTTTCAGGAATCGTTGCTCTGCGACTGCAATGTCTGCTAGTGTACGTAGCAATAGTAGCAGATCAGCTGATCTTTCTTCAACCTGGGGCAAGAAATTGGTTTGGATCTGGACAGAGAATAAACAAGTCATGACCACAGCCGTGGAGAGAGGCTGGAACACTTTCATTTTCCCCTCAACTTGTCGCGACTTAGCCACTGAATGGTCAT GGGAAGAGGTTTTGGACAGTGAGAGCAAAAGAATTGCGGCATTCTCTGATATTACCTCTCCGCAGCAATTAGAGAAGCTCCAATCATGGGATGACCTAGCACAGATTGTTGTTGTTAATCTCCTGGATTGGCAG GTGATACCTGCAGAGAATATTGTTGCAGCTTTTCAAGGATCTCAGAGAACGGTGTTGGCTATCTCGAAAACACCATCTGAAGCTCAGGTTTTTCTTGAG GCCTTGGAGCATGGTCTGGATGGTGTAGTCCTAAAAGTTGACGATGCAAAAGCCATACTGGAGTTGAAG GACTACTTTAACAGAAGAAATGAAGCTGATACTCGCTTGAACTTGACCAAGGGCACTGTCATGAATGTTCAAATGGTTGGAATGGGTGACCGTGTTTGTGTGGATCTGTGTAGCCTCATGAGACCTGGTGAAGGTCTTCTG GTTGGCTCATTTGCGAGAGGGCTCTTCCTTGTCCACTCAGAATGCTTAGAGTCAAATTACATTTCTAGCAGGCCATTCCGGGTTAATGCA GGTCCAGTGCATGCATATGTTGCCATTCCTGGAAGCAAGACTAGCTACCTCTCAGAATTAAAAACAGGAAAAGAGGTCATTGTGGTCGATCAATCGGGAGTGCAACGAACTGCTATTGTTGGTCGTGTAAAGATAGAGAGTAGGCCATTAGTTCTTGTGGAGGCAAAG GGAGATTCAGAGAATAAAACTTGCAGCATTCTTTTACAGAATGCTGAAACAGTTGCATTAGTCTCCCCGGTTGGAG GAGAAGGATGTGGAGAAACAGCAATTCCTGTGACCTCATTAAAAGTTGGAGATGAAATTTTGCTGAGCGTGCAGGGAGATGCTCGGCATACTGGAATAGAAATAGAAGAATTCGTTGTGGAAAAATAA
- the LOC113698001 gene encoding uncharacterized protein isoform X1, which yields MAFQYRSSPSYLQLQAGVTGKWDCCRFVNRGLRNAASSSTTASKKKRAGLFFRNRCSATAMSASVRSNSSRSADLSSTWGKKLVWIWTENKQVMTTAVERGWNTFIFPSTCRDLATEWSSIAFICPLFIEGEEVLDSESKRIAAFSDITSPQQLEKLQSWDDLAQIVVVNLLDWQVIPAENIVAAFQGSQRTVLAISKTPSEAQVFLEALEHGLDGVVLKVDDAKAILELKDYFNRRNEADTRLNLTKGTVMNVQMVGMGDRVCVDLCSLMRPGEGLLVGSFARGLFLVHSECLESNYISSRPFRVNAGPVHAYVAIPGSKTSYLSELKTGKEVIVVDQSGVQRTAIVGRVKIESRPLVLVEAKGDSENKTCSILLQNAETVALVSPVGGEGCGETAIPVTSLKVGDEILLSVQGDARHTGIEIEEFVVEK from the exons ATGGCTTTTCAGTACCGGTCTTCACCTTCCTACCTGCAACTTCAAGCTGGCGTTACTG GCAAATGGGATTGTTGCAGATTCGTCAATCGTGGATTAAGGAATGCTGCTAGTTCCAGCACTACTGCTTCTAAGAAGAAAAGGGCAGGACTTTTTTTCAGGAATCGTTGCTCTGCGACTGCAATGTCTGCTAGTGTACGTAGCAATAGTAGCAGATCAGCTGATCTTTCTTCAACCTGGGGCAAGAAATTGGTTTGGATCTGGACAGAGAATAAACAAGTCATGACCACAGCCGTGGAGAGAGGCTGGAACACTTTCATTTTCCCCTCAACTTGTCGCGACTTAGCCACTGAATGGTCAT CAATTGCATTCATATGCCCTCTCTTCATTGAAGGGGAAGAGGTTTTGGACAGTGAGAGCAAAAGAATTGCGGCATTCTCTGATATTACCTCTCCGCAGCAATTAGAGAAGCTCCAATCATGGGATGACCTAGCACAGATTGTTGTTGTTAATCTCCTGGATTGGCAG GTGATACCTGCAGAGAATATTGTTGCAGCTTTTCAAGGATCTCAGAGAACGGTGTTGGCTATCTCGAAAACACCATCTGAAGCTCAGGTTTTTCTTGAG GCCTTGGAGCATGGTCTGGATGGTGTAGTCCTAAAAGTTGACGATGCAAAAGCCATACTGGAGTTGAAG GACTACTTTAACAGAAGAAATGAAGCTGATACTCGCTTGAACTTGACCAAGGGCACTGTCATGAATGTTCAAATGGTTGGAATGGGTGACCGTGTTTGTGTGGATCTGTGTAGCCTCATGAGACCTGGTGAAGGTCTTCTG GTTGGCTCATTTGCGAGAGGGCTCTTCCTTGTCCACTCAGAATGCTTAGAGTCAAATTACATTTCTAGCAGGCCATTCCGGGTTAATGCA GGTCCAGTGCATGCATATGTTGCCATTCCTGGAAGCAAGACTAGCTACCTCTCAGAATTAAAAACAGGAAAAGAGGTCATTGTGGTCGATCAATCGGGAGTGCAACGAACTGCTATTGTTGGTCGTGTAAAGATAGAGAGTAGGCCATTAGTTCTTGTGGAGGCAAAG GGAGATTCAGAGAATAAAACTTGCAGCATTCTTTTACAGAATGCTGAAACAGTTGCATTAGTCTCCCCGGTTGGAG GAGAAGGATGTGGAGAAACAGCAATTCCTGTGACCTCATTAAAAGTTGGAGATGAAATTTTGCTGAGCGTGCAGGGAGATGCTCGGCATACTGGAATAGAAATAGAAGAATTCGTTGTGGAAAAATAA
- the LOC113698001 gene encoding uncharacterized protein isoform X3: MSASVRSNSSRSADLSSTWGKKLVWIWTENKQVMTTAVERGWNTFIFPSTCRDLATEWSSIAFICPLFIEGEEVLDSESKRIAAFSDITSPQQLEKLQSWDDLAQIVVVNLLDWQVIPAENIVAAFQGSQRTVLAISKTPSEAQVFLEALEHGLDGVVLKVDDAKAILELKDYFNRRNEADTRLNLTKGTVMNVQMVGMGDRVCVDLCSLMRPGEGLLVGSFARGLFLVHSECLESNYISSRPFRVNAGPVHAYVAIPGSKTSYLSELKTGKEVIVVDQSGVQRTAIVGRVKIESRPLVLVEAKGDSENKTCSILLQNAETVALVSPVGGEGCGETAIPVTSLKVGDEILLSVQGDARHTGIEIEEFVVEK, translated from the exons ATGTCTGCTAGTGTACGTAGCAATAGTAGCAGATCAGCTGATCTTTCTTCAACCTGGGGCAAGAAATTGGTTTGGATCTGGACAGAGAATAAACAAGTCATGACCACAGCCGTGGAGAGAGGCTGGAACACTTTCATTTTCCCCTCAACTTGTCGCGACTTAGCCACTGAATGGTCAT CAATTGCATTCATATGCCCTCTCTTCATTGAAGGGGAAGAGGTTTTGGACAGTGAGAGCAAAAGAATTGCGGCATTCTCTGATATTACCTCTCCGCAGCAATTAGAGAAGCTCCAATCATGGGATGACCTAGCACAGATTGTTGTTGTTAATCTCCTGGATTGGCAG GTGATACCTGCAGAGAATATTGTTGCAGCTTTTCAAGGATCTCAGAGAACGGTGTTGGCTATCTCGAAAACACCATCTGAAGCTCAGGTTTTTCTTGAG GCCTTGGAGCATGGTCTGGATGGTGTAGTCCTAAAAGTTGACGATGCAAAAGCCATACTGGAGTTGAAG GACTACTTTAACAGAAGAAATGAAGCTGATACTCGCTTGAACTTGACCAAGGGCACTGTCATGAATGTTCAAATGGTTGGAATGGGTGACCGTGTTTGTGTGGATCTGTGTAGCCTCATGAGACCTGGTGAAGGTCTTCTG GTTGGCTCATTTGCGAGAGGGCTCTTCCTTGTCCACTCAGAATGCTTAGAGTCAAATTACATTTCTAGCAGGCCATTCCGGGTTAATGCA GGTCCAGTGCATGCATATGTTGCCATTCCTGGAAGCAAGACTAGCTACCTCTCAGAATTAAAAACAGGAAAAGAGGTCATTGTGGTCGATCAATCGGGAGTGCAACGAACTGCTATTGTTGGTCGTGTAAAGATAGAGAGTAGGCCATTAGTTCTTGTGGAGGCAAAG GGAGATTCAGAGAATAAAACTTGCAGCATTCTTTTACAGAATGCTGAAACAGTTGCATTAGTCTCCCCGGTTGGAG GAGAAGGATGTGGAGAAACAGCAATTCCTGTGACCTCATTAAAAGTTGGAGATGAAATTTTGCTGAGCGTGCAGGGAGATGCTCGGCATACTGGAATAGAAATAGAAGAATTCGTTGTGGAAAAATAA
- the LOC113699242 gene encoding vacuolar protein sorting-associated protein 29 has protein sequence MVLVLAIGDLHVPYRAPDLPAKFKSMLVPGKIQHIICTGNLCIKEVHDYLKNLCPSLHITRGEYDEDARYPETKTLTIGQFKLGLCHGHQVVPWGDLDSLAMLQRQLDVDILVTGHTHQFKAYKHEAGVVINPGSATGAYSSITYDVNPSFVLMDIDGLRVVVYVYELIDGEVKVDKIDFKKTGTATSHSAH, from the exons ATGGTGCTGGTATTGGCGATTGGGGATCTCCACGTCCCGTATAGAGCTCCTGATCTTCCAGCAAAATTCAAGTCCATGCTTGTTCCTGGCAAGATTCAACACATCATTTGCACTGGCAATCTCTGTATCAAA GAAGTTCATGATTACCTGAAGAACCTTTGCCCAAGCTTACACATTACTCGAGGTGAATATGATGAAGATGCTCGATATCCAGAGACAAAAACACTTACAATTGGACAATTTAAGCTTGGGCTATGCCATGGTCACCAG GTTGTGCCTTGGGGAGACCTTGATTCACTTGCCATGCTTCAGAGACAGCTAGATGTGGACATTCTGGTTACTGGCCATACCCACCAGTTCAAGGCCTACAAGCACGAGGCTGGAGTCGTAATAAATCCCGGATCAGCCACTGGTGCCTATAGCAGCATCACTTATGATGTGAATCCAAGTTTTGTTCTCATGGATATTGATGGCCTTCGCGTGGTGGTTTATGTCTACGAACTCATTGATGGAGAAGTGAAGGTTGACAAGATAGACTTCAAGAAGACAGGCACAGCCACATCCCATTCTGCCCATTGA